One genomic segment of Danio aesculapii chromosome 15, fDanAes4.1, whole genome shotgun sequence includes these proteins:
- the si:dkey-260j18.2 gene encoding kelch-like protein 12, with the protein MMSTVRGGGVSWRPQPWKDADRGGGEPLSDSDSEEEDFPDDYSTPLGEYVTQGLKQLLDAQQLCDVTLLVEGKKFMCHRVLLAAVSPYFRAMFTSPLVESRLTEIRLEEVTPYVMETVIHFVYTGEAGLCLDTAEDLFVAAHRLQVMPLQDLCSRFLFEHLSVENCLGMYSLARSHHDQLLLRASLRLVGQHFPRVARQQDFLLLDPGTLGSLLESDRLGVESETEVYDAARRWAEFQPADRYIHMPNLLRHLRPGLLGPDENHRMNKELGPRASTEGMGGPLKPREGMFEKKIVCVDLKPREDESLQERDFTVDCFDPRTGKWEKLAALGSLLCPGCTAVGGRLFVAGGILRSGQVSSSLHEYDVVLNRWISRPLMAEPRAMLGLLGCGGFLYALGGCNRTAFLDTCEKFDLNALTWASGPRLPLPLRSFACAALRCRLYLLGGTTLEQSRAVVHAGVLIYHTVTRTWSRVALDSGATCLAGGVAVRGGVCAIGGYLRDAAKFLDGNYTQAEPLDATGRVLFFREGRGSGVEREVAVGVERGGGGSDRAPSPVVFPGLPRRIAAGGVARWKRRIYVLGGENGSRFYDSVYCWKPGWRSWVQRREKLPGDTGGVSQFGCTTLKFPKKHILTRLRAAQQKRGKEKRPTRSCRVLRYDRASQEV; encoded by the exons ATG ATGAGTACAGTCAGAGGTGGAGGGGTTTCATGGAGACCACAGCCATGGAAGGATGCAGACAGAGGTGGTGGAGAGCCTCTGTCAGATAGCGACTCTGAGGAAGAAGATTTTCCTGATGACTACTCCACTCCCTTGGGGGAATATGTAACTCAGG GGTTGAAGCAGCTGCTTGATGCTCAGCAGTTGTGTGATGTCACTCTTTTGGTGGAGGGAAAAAAGTTCATGTGTCACAG agttcTTTTAGCAGCAGTCAGTCCATATTTCCGTGCCATGTTTACCAGTCCTCTGGTGGAGTCCCGTCTTACTGAGATCCGACTGGAGGAGGTGACGCCCTACGTTATGGAGACCGTTATCCACTTTGTTTATACAGGGGAAGCTGGTCTTTGTCTCGACACAGCGGAGGATTTGTTTGTTGCAGCCCATCGTCTTCAAGTGATGCCCTTGCAGGACCTGTGCTCTCG ATTTCTTTTCGAACACCTGTCTGTGGAGAACTGCCTGGGTATGTACTCTCTGGCTCGTTCCCATCATGACCAGCTGCTTCTTCGGGCTTCTTTGAGGCTGGTGGGCCAGCATTTCCCTCGAGTAGCCCGGCAGCAAGACTTCCTCCTTTTGGACCCAGGAACTCTTGGCAGTTTGTTGGAGTCGGATAGACTGGGTGTCGAGTCTGAGACTGAAGTTTATGATGCAGCAAGACGCTGGGCTGAATTCCAGCCTGCTGATCGCTACATTCACATGCCCAATCTGCTACGCCATTTACGCCCTGGTCTTCTGGGTCCCGATGAGAATCACAGAATGAACAAGGAGCTCGGGCCTCGAGCTAGTACCGAAGGCATGGGAGGACCGCTGAAACCTCGAGAAGGCATGTTTGAGAAGAAAATAGTCTGTGTAGATCTCAAGCCGAGAGAGGACGAGTCTTTACAAGAGAGGGACTTCACGGTGGATTGCTTTGACCCTCGTACTGGAAAATGGGAGAAGCTGGCAGCCTTGGGATCATTGCTTTGCCCCGGCTGCACAGCAGTCGGAGGTCGATTATTTGTGGCTGGAGGTATCCTGAGGAGTGGCCAGGTTTCATCGTCACTGCATGAGTATGACGTTGTACTCAACCGCTGGATTTCAAGACCACTTATGGCTGAACCACGAGCGATGTTGGGTCTTCTTGGCTGCGGTGGGTTTTTGTACGCTCTCGGTGGCTGCAACCGAACCGCTTTTCTGGATACGTGCGAAAAATTTGACCTAAATGCACTGACCTGGGCATCAGGACCTCGTTTGCCATTGCCATTGCGCTCTTTTGCCTGCGCTGCCCTTCGATGTCGCCTCTACTTGCTTGGTGGTACCACATTAGAGCAGAGCAGGGCTGTGGTGCATGCTGGCGTGCTTATTTACCACACTGTTACAAGGACCTGGAGCCGTGTTGCCCTCGACTCTGGCGCCACCTGCCTGGCAGGAGGAGTAGCAGTGCGCGGTGGCGTTTGTGCCATAGGAGGTTACTTGCGTGACGCCGCTAAGTTCCTTGACGGCAACTACACCCAGGCAGAACCACTGGATGCCACAGGACGTGTGCTGTTCTTCAGAGAGGGCCGAGGATCGGGAGTAGAGCGAGAGGTTGCGGTCGGTGTAGAGCGAGGCGGTGGCGGAAGCGATCGTGCACCAAGTCCTGTGGTTTTCCCAGGCCTACCGAGGCGCATTGCGGCCGGAGGTGTGGCTAGATGGAAACGCAGGATTTACGTTTTGGGAGGTGAGAACGGATCAAGATTTTACGACAGTGTGTACTGCTGGAAGCCTGGCTGGCGAAGCTGGGTCCAGAGACGGGAGAAACTGCCCGGTGATACCGGAGGAGTTAGCCAATTTGGATGTACCACCCTGAAGTTCcccaaaaaacacattttaacacgTCTTCGTGCTGCTCAGCAGAAACGAGGCAAGGAGAAACGGCCGACCAGGTCATGCAGAGTCCTGCGGTACGACCGGGCGAGTCAGGAagtgtga